One segment of Primulina tabacum isolate GXHZ01 chromosome 14, ASM2559414v2, whole genome shotgun sequence DNA contains the following:
- the LOC142524305 gene encoding LOW QUALITY PROTEIN: putative DEAD-box ATP-dependent RNA helicase 48 (The sequence of the model RefSeq protein was modified relative to this genomic sequence to represent the inferred CDS: deleted 2 bases in 2 codons) produces the protein MNFCSVSLHQRFKSFPRSLTFLRSMGGGPRTFPGGLNKWQWKRLHEKKAREKEKRLLDQEKQVYQARVRSEIRAKLTPAENPSVGPQQIDRSQHSYGPLSAKDHIRALADRFMKEGAEDLWNEADGPLEIPVRANKAGGLIDSRKSTFSFSVAEKSGDSVYSSTMTGNLTKPRYFCTYRKRRSDLIADFGKECSSQMCGGFGSVTVSRSGMMKDVSDFLNFRRYYSVGSANGIRERLNFSRTADSIGKGSSDNKAASGGKRAEKWSKFRGGVMDSSDDDSDDYEDEGEPRIGGQTERIVGTRAALGKYDIKIKKRLPLNIVEDEDDLSQQVEVIRKEFRSRSTQGDGREEIEEESILSSKRFDECNISPLTVRALTEAGYVQMTAVQDATLSVVLEGKDALVKARAGTGKSIAFLLPAIETVLKASSVNKIQRVPPIYILVLCPTREIASQICAEANVLLKHHDGVGVQTLVGGTRFKVDQKRLESNLCQIIVATPGRLLDHIENKSSFSVRLMGLQMLILDEADCLLDLGFRKDVENIVDCLPRKRQTLLFSATMPKEVRRISQLVLKRESSYIDTVGIGSLEIHEKVKQFYLVAPHDQHFHLVHHLLKHHTSQVLDYKVIVFCATAAVTSFLFSLFRELKLNVREIHSKKPSLYRTRISDEFKASKGLILITSDVSARGMHYPDVTLVIQVGIPPDRGQYIHRLGRTGRQGKEGEGFLLLAPWEQYFLDELKDLPIEKVDSPTLDPDMKVKIENSSEKIDASVKEAAYHAWLGYYNSINVIGRDKTTLVELANQFSASIGLQKPPALFRKTALKMGLKGISGIRIRK, from the exons ATGAACTTTTGCTCCGTTTCCCTCCATCAACGTTTTAAGTCTTTTCCTCGGAGCCTTACTTTCCTCCGTTCGATGGGTGGCGGTCCACGTACCTTCCCCGGCGGGCTCAACAAGTGGCAATGGAAACGCTTGCACGAGAAAAAAGCCCGTGAGAAAGAGAAGCGCCTACTCGATCAAGAGAAGCAAGTTTACCAAGCTCGAGTTCGGTCAGAAATCCGGGCCAAACTAACCCCTGCTGAAAACCCATCAGTAGGGCCGCAACAAATTGATAGGAGCCAGCACAGTTATGGACCCTTATCTGCAAAAGATCACATTCGGGCCCTCGCTGATCGATTCATGAAGGAAGGTGCTGAGGATTTGTGGAATGAAGCTGACGGCCCTTTGGAGATTCCGGTTCGAGCGAATAAGGCTGGTGGGCTGATTGATTCAAGGAAATCGACTTTTAGTTTTAGTGTGGCTGAGAAGAGTGGTGATAGTGTATATTCGAGTACTATGACTGGTAATTTAACAAAACCGAGATATTTTTGTACTTATAGGAAGCGGAGGAGTGATTTAATAGCTGATTTTGGGAAGGAGTGTTCTAGTCAAATGTGTGGTGGTTTTGGTTCTGTGACAGTTTCAAGAAGTGGGATGATGAAGGATGTTAGCGATTTCTTGAATTTTAGGCGTTATTATTCTGTAGGTTCTGCAAATGGGATCAGAGAAAGGTTAAACTTTTCAAGAACTGCTGATTCGATTGGCAAAGGCAGCTCGGATAATAAAGCAGCTTCTGGTGGCAAGAGGGCTGAAAAATGGTCAAAATTTCGAGGAGGTGTGATGGATTCATCGGACGATGATAGTGATGATTATGAGGATGAAGGGGAACCAAGAATTGGGGGACAAACTGAAAGGATAGTGGGTACTCGTGCGGCACTGGGGAAGTAcgatatcaaaataaaaaagagaTTGCCATTGAATATTGTCGAGGATGAGGATGACTTGTCTCAGCAAGTTGAAGTTATCCGAAAGGAGTTCAGATCTAGGAGTACGCAGGGGGATGGAAGAGAAGAAATTGAAGAGGAATCAATTCTTAGTTCTAAAAG GTTCGATGAGTGTAACATATCTCCTTTAACCGTGCGAGCACTTACTGAAGCTGGTTACGTGCAAATGACCGCAGTGCAAGATGCTACGCTTTCTGTGGTCCTTGAAG GGAAGGATGCTTTAGTCAAAGCTAGGGCTGGCACA GGAAAGAGTATTGCCTTTTTG CTTCCTGCTATTGAAACAGTTCTGAAGGCATCAAGTGTTAACAAAATTCAGCGAGTCCCCCCGATATATATCCTTGTTTTGTGCCCCACTCGAGAAATTGCAAGTCAAATCTGTGCGGAAGCAAATGTGCTCCTGAAGCACCATGATGGCGTTGGTGTTCAAACACTAGTTGGAGGGACACGGTTTAAAGTTGATCAAAAACGCCTTGAATCCAATTTATGTCAG ATAATTGTTGCCACTCCTGGTAGATTGTTAGATCACATTGAAAACAAATCAAGCTTCTCTGTGAGATTGATGGGACTGCAGATGCTTATACTTGATGAAGCTGATTGCTTGCTGGACCTTGGGTTTCGGAAGGATGTGGAGAATATTGTTGATTGTTTGCCTCGCAAGAGGCAGACTTTACTCTTTTCAGCTACAATGCCAAAGGAG GTCCGTCGAATATCCCAACTTGTTTTGAAAAGGGAATCTTCCTACATCGATACAGTGGGTATTGGGAGTCTGGAAATTCATGAAAAG GTGAAGCAATTTTATCTCGTTGCACCCCATGACCAGCATTTTCATTTGGTACACCATCTTTTGAAACACCATACAAGTCAAGTGCTCGACTACAAG GTCATTGTTTTTTGTGCAACGGCAGCAGTGACATCGTTCTTGTTTTCCCTTTTCCGTGAGTTAAAACTGAATGTTCGAGAGATTCATTCCAAAAAGCCTTCGCTTTATCGTACTCGGATATCCGATGAATTCAAGGCATCAAAAGGATTGATTCTGATTACATCGGATGTCTCAGCTCGAGGGATGCATTATCCTGATGTCACGTTGGTTATTCAG GTGGGAATACCCCCTGATCGAGGGCAATATATTCATCGGCTTGGAAGAACAGGGCGACAAGGCAAAGAAGGAGAAGGGTTTCTGTTGCTTGCGCCTTGGGAACAATATTTCCTGGATGAGTTGAAGGATCTTCCTATTGAGAAAGTTGATTCACCAACTTTAGATCCTGATATGAAAGTAAAG ATTGAGAATTCATCCGAAAAGATCGATGCTAGTGTCAAAGAAGCAGCATATCACGCTTGGCTC GGCTATTACAACTCCATCAATGTAATTGGCAGAGACAAAACAACGCTCGTGGAGTTGGCCAACCAATTCTCAGCCTCAATTGGTTTACAAAAGCCACCTGCACTGTTCAGGAAAACTGCTCTTAAGATGGGATTGAAAGGTATTTCTGGGATTCGAATACGAAAGTAG
- the LOC142524309 gene encoding uncharacterized protein LOC142524309 isoform X1, whose protein sequence is MEKIPAACAMEWSIQLHKNLRSKEPGKNIEALEEIGTHLEWWIKESRPTVVAEYRLFGLIPGEEKLFLNSIFLRMADAFRLGNKQTKNEVVKLFLRLRRWRKRDGGEGILSKDKLENYLELLRRVKEVFDNGDAEERVSALLMFGCWANIAKDCADIRYIVLSSLVSSDVLEVKASLFAAGCLCELADDFGNVFLEMLTTMLKSPEIVRDVKLAGARKFCKMWCSFSLADKAYKTGYKLLMDSSEDDFSAIMLISLSRIAFSWKLLIPSQVELLTMFLSEDRSLHLRATSLRCHLFILARGVWNFSSSADMVQKLFEILNKSEFPVIQQRDTFKVLHKVFLLYSSTISCMELPEIFLKLLVVVENMVQSSIVSIRVLAVSVLSDLSEKVLGRADIKSSRTGTSLACKVISFALDRILFLLTPMVEVEQHEFSSELEIKSFLNLLFILVEKHSYLCFTLLKEIHLFIGKLTSKLDNVVDTEETASTTHEPIKSNLVLYVSKILVACLKNMGEIDTEIYQVLEALKLQAENMIHCSYFGLDTSMNYFLLLHLHVNYIDMTEKCMSSSKNSSPLYVDAVLQPDISTINWVKKILGSNSYWSAYKVGKVAACQGAWSTAAFIFEQLVQVVKSASYFCWLKSLARFSTSEKQMQSLFLLDQSTSSCLSEINFAERQGIGWKVKHNYMDILLGTHNMLLSSEELLETSDMGHLLSFQIWFLTIRAKFLGTVIDVMKLLDTISCIRDGPPPIEQLERCILFPCDSTSRTFGSLMYTLTEVSYRMKKLAQELDLLILSSIGMDRQSVMIIEALALSCSLLAFTAGFVFLILKLHSSQKIQIYKSENSDQFHALLVQNLVGRLRKKDAHTRRDLLYLLKSFGNYKGHNFLRFQTQISVAGYESGVMHKLCEDSITGIVSLQKEASQVQQYGDGIVQIINDGCLLLLNVISKLFSISFRAPNHFFRVRPAASFELFVVDADGKSLNNISVLSGFHLSLSLCFQLKNLPSGLRGPLAKVCCILNCKLHYQITEIGDCKGKAHFSGQDQELDDMMGLNEKLYRYVFGPVESSRDQDDDRRMVTECVSFELNEQGQGFASCLLDVSDFPVGSHRIKWLSGFIDGGGSYRCLLPLKTGMFFSVQNATSV, encoded by the exons ATGGAGAAAATTCCGGCGGCATGCGCAATGGAGTGGAGCATTCAGCTTCACAAAAACCTACGTTCCAAAGAACCTG GTAAAAATATTGAAGCTTTGGAAGAAATCGGTACTCATCTTGAGTGGTGGATCAAGGAATCGAGACCAACGGTGGTTGCAGAGTATAGATTGTTTGGTTTAATTCCCGGTGAGGAGAAGCTTTTTCTGAACTCCATTTTTCTGCGTATGGCAGACGCATTTAGATTAGGAAACAAACAGACTAAAAACGAGGTTGTGAAACTTTTCTTGAGACTTAGAAGGTGGAGGAAACGAGATGGCGGGGAAGGTATTTTGAGCAAGGATAAATTGGAGAATTACTTGGAGTTGTTAAGGAGAGTAAAAGAAGTTTTTGATAACGGGGATGCTGAGGAAAGAGTTTCGGCCTTGCTGATGTTTGGTTGCTGGGCTAATATTGCTAAAGATTGTGCGGATATAAGGTACATAGTGCTGTCCAGTTTGGTGTCCAGTGATGTTCTTGAG GTAAAGGCCTCTTTATTTGCGGCTGGATGCTTATGTGAATTGGCAGATGACTTTGGGAATGTTTTCTTGGAGATGCTAACCACGATGCTGAAATCACCAGAGATAGTAAGGGACGTAAAGTTAGCAGGAGCACGGAAATTTTGCAAAATGTGGTGCTCATTTTCACTTGCAGATAAGGCATATAAG ACAGGTTACAAGCTTCTAATGGATTCTTCAGAAGATGACTTCTCTGCCATTATGTTGATTTCACTGTCCAGAATTGCTTTTAGTTGGAAGCTTTTGATTCCCAGTCAG GTAGAATTGCTTACAATGTTTCTGAGTGAAGATAGATCTTTGCATTTACGAGCTACGTCGTTGAGATGTCATCTCTTCATCTTAGCAAGAGGAGTTTGGAATTTTTCTTCAAGTGCAGACATGGTCCAAAAGTTATTTGAGATTCTAAACAAATCTGAGTTTCCAGTCATACAGCAGCGTGACACTTTTAAAGTCTTACATAAG GTTTTTCTACTTTATTCATCCACCATATCTTGCATGGAGCTTCCTGAAATTTTTCTGAAGCTATTGGTGGTTGTTGAGAATATGGTACAATCATCCATTGTGTCAATCAGAGTGTTAGCTGTTAGTGTTCTGTCCGATCTCTCTGAAAAGGTTTTGGGACGAGCTGATATAAAATCGAGCAGAACTGGTACCAGCCTGGCTTGCAAGGTGATCTCATTTGCTTTAGATCGAATCCTTTTCCTGCTAACACCAATGGTGGAAGTTGAGCAGCATGAGTTTTCCTCAGAGCTTGAGATTAAAAGCTTTCTTAACCTTTTATTTATCCTGGTTGAAAAGCATTCTTATCTTTGTTTCACATTACTGAAAGAAATACACTTATTCATAGGTAAACTAACAAGTAAGCTTGACAATGTTGTGGACACTGAGGAAACCGCCTCCACAACTCATGAGCCAATCAAATCAAACCTTGTGCTTTATGTGTCAAAAATTTTAGTTGCTTGCTTGAAAAATATGGGAGAAATTGATACTGAAATCTACCAAGTTTTGGAGGCGTTGAAGCTTCAGGCAGAAAATATGATTCACTGCAGTTATTTTGGTCTAGATACCAGCATGAACTACTTCCTCTTGTTGCACTTGCATGTCAACTACATCGATATGACAGAAAAATGTATGTCTTCCAGTAAAAACTCGAGTCCGTTATATGTTGATGCAGTTCTTCAGCCTGATATATCCACTATTAATTGGGTGAAGAAGATATTGGGAAGTAACAGTTATTGGTCTGCTTATAAAGTTGGAAAAGTTGCTGCATGTCAGGGAGCATGGTCCACCGCTGCTTTTATATTTGAACAACTCGTGCAAGTGGTTAAGTCTGCTTCCTATTTCTGCTGGTTGAAATCCTTGGCTCGGTTTTCAACCTCGGAAAAGCAGATGcaatcattatttttacttgacCAAAGCACCTCTAGTTGCCTGTCGGAAATTAATTTTGCTGAAAGACAAGGCATTGGCTGGAAGGTCAAACACAATTACATGGATATTCTTCTTGGAACTCACAATATGCTTCTATCATCAGAGGAACTACTAGAAACTTCTGATATGGGTCATCTTTTGAGTTTCCAAATATGGTTTCTAACCATAAGGGCGAAGTTCCTAGGAACTGTTATTGATGTGATGAAGCTATTGGACACAATTTCTTGTATTAGAGATGGCCCTCCACCCATTGAACAACTGGAAAGATGTATTCTGTTTCCATGCGATTCTACATCTCGCACTTTTGGTTCATTGATGTACACGTTGACTGAGGTCTCCTACCGGATGAAGAAATTAGCTCAAGAGTTGGATTTATTGATTCTCTCTTCCATCGGCATGGATAGGCAGAGTGTAATGATTATTGAAGCACTTGCACTGAGTTGTTCCCTCTTGGCCTTTACTGCTGGTTTTGTTTTCCTAATTCTGAAGTTGCATTCTtcacaaaaaattcaaatttataaaTCTGAAAACTCAGATCAATTCCATGCTTTACTTGTACAAAATTTGGTTGGGCGATTGAGGAAAAAGGATGCTCATACAAGAAGAGATCTTCTTTATCTTTTGAAATCCTTTGGGAACTACAAAGGCCATAATTTTCTAAGGTTTCAAACTCAAATTTCAGTTGCTGGTTATGAGTCTGGAGTCATGCACAAACTTTGTGAGGATTCTATTACAGGGATTGTTTCCTTGCAAAAAGAGGCAAGCCAAGTGCAACAATATGGTGATGGAATCGTTCAGATTATTAACGATGGATGTCTACTGTTGTTGAATGTTATCTCAAAATTGTTTTCAATCTCTTTCCGAGCTCCGAATCACTTTTTTCGAGTCAG GCCTGCTGCTTCCTTTGAGCTCTTTGTGGTTGATGCGGATGGTAAAAGCCTCAACAATATATCCGTTTTGTCAGGGTTCCATCTCTCCTTGAGTTTGTGTTTTCAATTGAAAAACTTGCCATCTGGCCTGCGAGGTCCACTTGCCAAAGTCTGTTGCATTCTCAACTGTAAACTACATTATCAGATTACTGAAATTGGAGATTGTAAAGGGAAAGCCCACTTCAGCGGGCAAGATCAAGAACTTGATGATATGATGGGCTTGAATGAAAAGCTGTATAGATATGTCTTTGGCCCTGTGGAGAGTAGCAGAGACCAAGATGATGATCGTCGCATGGTAACTGAATGTGTGTCCTTCGAACTTAACGAACAAGGGCAAGGATTCGCCTCTTGTTTGCTCGATGTTTCTGATTTTCCCGTTGGCTCTCACAGAATCAAATGGCTGAGTGGTTTTATTGATGGTGGAGGTTCTTATCGGTGTCTGCTTCCACTAAAAACTGGCATGTTTTTCTCGGTTCAAAATGCGACCAGCGTCTGA
- the LOC142524309 gene encoding uncharacterized protein LOC142524309 isoform X2, giving the protein MLTTMLKSPEIVRDVKLAGARKFCKMWCSFSLADKAYKTGYKLLMDSSEDDFSAIMLISLSRIAFSWKLLIPSQVELLTMFLSEDRSLHLRATSLRCHLFILARGVWNFSSSADMVQKLFEILNKSEFPVIQQRDTFKVLHKVFLLYSSTISCMELPEIFLKLLVVVENMVQSSIVSIRVLAVSVLSDLSEKVLGRADIKSSRTGTSLACKVISFALDRILFLLTPMVEVEQHEFSSELEIKSFLNLLFILVEKHSYLCFTLLKEIHLFIGKLTSKLDNVVDTEETASTTHEPIKSNLVLYVSKILVACLKNMGEIDTEIYQVLEALKLQAENMIHCSYFGLDTSMNYFLLLHLHVNYIDMTEKCMSSSKNSSPLYVDAVLQPDISTINWVKKILGSNSYWSAYKVGKVAACQGAWSTAAFIFEQLVQVVKSASYFCWLKSLARFSTSEKQMQSLFLLDQSTSSCLSEINFAERQGIGWKVKHNYMDILLGTHNMLLSSEELLETSDMGHLLSFQIWFLTIRAKFLGTVIDVMKLLDTISCIRDGPPPIEQLERCILFPCDSTSRTFGSLMYTLTEVSYRMKKLAQELDLLILSSIGMDRQSVMIIEALALSCSLLAFTAGFVFLILKLHSSQKIQIYKSENSDQFHALLVQNLVGRLRKKDAHTRRDLLYLLKSFGNYKGHNFLRFQTQISVAGYESGVMHKLCEDSITGIVSLQKEASQVQQYGDGIVQIINDGCLLLLNVISKLFSISFRAPNHFFRVRPAASFELFVVDADGKSLNNISVLSGFHLSLSLCFQLKNLPSGLRGPLAKVCCILNCKLHYQITEIGDCKGKAHFSGQDQELDDMMGLNEKLYRYVFGPVESSRDQDDDRRMVTECVSFELNEQGQGFASCLLDVSDFPVGSHRIKWLSGFIDGGGSYRCLLPLKTGMFFSVQNATSV; this is encoded by the exons ATGCTAACCACGATGCTGAAATCACCAGAGATAGTAAGGGACGTAAAGTTAGCAGGAGCACGGAAATTTTGCAAAATGTGGTGCTCATTTTCACTTGCAGATAAGGCATATAAG ACAGGTTACAAGCTTCTAATGGATTCTTCAGAAGATGACTTCTCTGCCATTATGTTGATTTCACTGTCCAGAATTGCTTTTAGTTGGAAGCTTTTGATTCCCAGTCAG GTAGAATTGCTTACAATGTTTCTGAGTGAAGATAGATCTTTGCATTTACGAGCTACGTCGTTGAGATGTCATCTCTTCATCTTAGCAAGAGGAGTTTGGAATTTTTCTTCAAGTGCAGACATGGTCCAAAAGTTATTTGAGATTCTAAACAAATCTGAGTTTCCAGTCATACAGCAGCGTGACACTTTTAAAGTCTTACATAAG GTTTTTCTACTTTATTCATCCACCATATCTTGCATGGAGCTTCCTGAAATTTTTCTGAAGCTATTGGTGGTTGTTGAGAATATGGTACAATCATCCATTGTGTCAATCAGAGTGTTAGCTGTTAGTGTTCTGTCCGATCTCTCTGAAAAGGTTTTGGGACGAGCTGATATAAAATCGAGCAGAACTGGTACCAGCCTGGCTTGCAAGGTGATCTCATTTGCTTTAGATCGAATCCTTTTCCTGCTAACACCAATGGTGGAAGTTGAGCAGCATGAGTTTTCCTCAGAGCTTGAGATTAAAAGCTTTCTTAACCTTTTATTTATCCTGGTTGAAAAGCATTCTTATCTTTGTTTCACATTACTGAAAGAAATACACTTATTCATAGGTAAACTAACAAGTAAGCTTGACAATGTTGTGGACACTGAGGAAACCGCCTCCACAACTCATGAGCCAATCAAATCAAACCTTGTGCTTTATGTGTCAAAAATTTTAGTTGCTTGCTTGAAAAATATGGGAGAAATTGATACTGAAATCTACCAAGTTTTGGAGGCGTTGAAGCTTCAGGCAGAAAATATGATTCACTGCAGTTATTTTGGTCTAGATACCAGCATGAACTACTTCCTCTTGTTGCACTTGCATGTCAACTACATCGATATGACAGAAAAATGTATGTCTTCCAGTAAAAACTCGAGTCCGTTATATGTTGATGCAGTTCTTCAGCCTGATATATCCACTATTAATTGGGTGAAGAAGATATTGGGAAGTAACAGTTATTGGTCTGCTTATAAAGTTGGAAAAGTTGCTGCATGTCAGGGAGCATGGTCCACCGCTGCTTTTATATTTGAACAACTCGTGCAAGTGGTTAAGTCTGCTTCCTATTTCTGCTGGTTGAAATCCTTGGCTCGGTTTTCAACCTCGGAAAAGCAGATGcaatcattatttttacttgacCAAAGCACCTCTAGTTGCCTGTCGGAAATTAATTTTGCTGAAAGACAAGGCATTGGCTGGAAGGTCAAACACAATTACATGGATATTCTTCTTGGAACTCACAATATGCTTCTATCATCAGAGGAACTACTAGAAACTTCTGATATGGGTCATCTTTTGAGTTTCCAAATATGGTTTCTAACCATAAGGGCGAAGTTCCTAGGAACTGTTATTGATGTGATGAAGCTATTGGACACAATTTCTTGTATTAGAGATGGCCCTCCACCCATTGAACAACTGGAAAGATGTATTCTGTTTCCATGCGATTCTACATCTCGCACTTTTGGTTCATTGATGTACACGTTGACTGAGGTCTCCTACCGGATGAAGAAATTAGCTCAAGAGTTGGATTTATTGATTCTCTCTTCCATCGGCATGGATAGGCAGAGTGTAATGATTATTGAAGCACTTGCACTGAGTTGTTCCCTCTTGGCCTTTACTGCTGGTTTTGTTTTCCTAATTCTGAAGTTGCATTCTtcacaaaaaattcaaatttataaaTCTGAAAACTCAGATCAATTCCATGCTTTACTTGTACAAAATTTGGTTGGGCGATTGAGGAAAAAGGATGCTCATACAAGAAGAGATCTTCTTTATCTTTTGAAATCCTTTGGGAACTACAAAGGCCATAATTTTCTAAGGTTTCAAACTCAAATTTCAGTTGCTGGTTATGAGTCTGGAGTCATGCACAAACTTTGTGAGGATTCTATTACAGGGATTGTTTCCTTGCAAAAAGAGGCAAGCCAAGTGCAACAATATGGTGATGGAATCGTTCAGATTATTAACGATGGATGTCTACTGTTGTTGAATGTTATCTCAAAATTGTTTTCAATCTCTTTCCGAGCTCCGAATCACTTTTTTCGAGTCAG GCCTGCTGCTTCCTTTGAGCTCTTTGTGGTTGATGCGGATGGTAAAAGCCTCAACAATATATCCGTTTTGTCAGGGTTCCATCTCTCCTTGAGTTTGTGTTTTCAATTGAAAAACTTGCCATCTGGCCTGCGAGGTCCACTTGCCAAAGTCTGTTGCATTCTCAACTGTAAACTACATTATCAGATTACTGAAATTGGAGATTGTAAAGGGAAAGCCCACTTCAGCGGGCAAGATCAAGAACTTGATGATATGATGGGCTTGAATGAAAAGCTGTATAGATATGTCTTTGGCCCTGTGGAGAGTAGCAGAGACCAAGATGATGATCGTCGCATGGTAACTGAATGTGTGTCCTTCGAACTTAACGAACAAGGGCAAGGATTCGCCTCTTGTTTGCTCGATGTTTCTGATTTTCCCGTTGGCTCTCACAGAATCAAATGGCTGAGTGGTTTTATTGATGGTGGAGGTTCTTATCGGTGTCTGCTTCCACTAAAAACTGGCATGTTTTTCTCGGTTCAAAATGCGACCAGCGTCTGA
- the LOC142524310 gene encoding dehydration-responsive element-binding protein 1E-like, translating to METSSSTSDPGQHHDASTTSLISRRFATNERRMVHSDEEVILASSRPKKRAGRKKFKETRHPVYRGVRQRNSKWACELREPSKQKRIWLGTYPTAEMAARAHDVAALALRGQTACLNFADSVWLQPTPSSKDAKDIRKAAMEAAEAFRPKPGEEGGGGDDGRIVENVDAVESRNTFGNKDIFETKIAGGICDQEVLMSPELLDRSYSWDDRESDAEIELWSYSI from the coding sequence ATGGAAACATCAAGTTCAACATCCGACCCTGGTCAACATCATGATGCATCGACTACTTCTCTAATATCACGAAGATTTGCTACGAATGAGCGCAGAATGGTGCACTCCGACGAGGAAGTCATACTGGCATCGAGCCGGCCGAAGAAGCGTGCGGGGAGAAAGAAGTTCAAGGAGACTCGCCACCCCGTGTACCGTGGCGTGAGGCAACGGAACTCGAAGTGGGCTTGCGAGTTGCGAGAGCCGAGCAAGCAGAAGAGGATTTGGCTGGGGACATATCCAACCGCGGAGATGGCAGCGCGAGCACACGACGTGGCGGCATTGGCGCTGAGGGGTCAGACGGCATGTCTCAATTTCGCAGACTCGGTATGGCTACAGCCGACTCCTTCGTCCAAGGATGCGAAAGATATTAGAAAAGCCGCGATGGAGGCGGCCGAGGCCTTTCGGCCGAAGCCAGGGGAAGAAGGCGGCGGCGGCGATGACGGGAGGATTGTTGAGAACGTGGATGCGGTGGAATCAAGAAATACTTTTGGGAACAAGGATATCTTTGAGACCAAAATTGCAGGAGGCATATGTGATCAGGAGGTTTTGATGTCTCCGGAGCTCTTGGATAGGAGCTATAGTTGGGATGACAGGGAAAGTGATGCTGAGATTGAATTATGGAGCTACTCGATTTGA